In Mycolicibacterium alvei, a single window of DNA contains:
- a CDS encoding class I SAM-dependent methyltransferase, with translation MKDPSAAINHHADHPGFSGVTGVLCGLAFLLVGRKKARLAADTAQVSSQDHIVDVGCGPGTAARVAARRGARVTGVDPASTMLRIARLITPRRAPITWSEGTAESLPVTDGSATVVWALATVHHWQDVDKAVAEARRVLAPGGRLIAIERQSPDGATGLASHGWTRQQAESFGALCRDTGFGDVSVAEHGGGKQAAWVVSGTRR, from the coding sequence ATGAAAGACCCATCCGCCGCGATCAATCACCATGCCGACCACCCCGGTTTCTCCGGTGTCACCGGGGTGCTGTGCGGGCTGGCCTTCCTCCTGGTGGGCCGGAAAAAAGCCAGGTTGGCCGCCGACACTGCGCAGGTCTCGTCACAAGACCACATCGTGGATGTGGGATGCGGACCGGGCACCGCTGCCCGAGTGGCGGCCCGCCGCGGTGCGCGAGTGACAGGCGTCGACCCCGCGTCGACCATGCTGCGCATCGCGCGCCTGATCACGCCGAGGCGCGCCCCGATCACCTGGAGTGAGGGCACCGCCGAATCCCTGCCGGTGACGGACGGTTCGGCGACGGTCGTGTGGGCGTTGGCCACGGTGCACCATTGGCAGGATGTCGACAAGGCGGTTGCCGAGGCCCGCCGCGTGCTGGCGCCGGGCGGGCGGCTGATCGCGATCGAACGCCAATCACCCGACGGGGCCACCGGATTGGCCAGTCACGGTTGGACCCGGCAGCAGGCCGAGTCGTTCGGTGCGTTGTGCCGCGACACCGGCTTCGGCGACGTGTCCGTAGCCGAGCACGGCGGCGGCAAGCAGGCCGCATGGGTGGTCAGCGGTACGCGCCGGTGA